ATAAGAGACGAATTTTAATAtacttcttttctctttttctttttgattctcgATATAGATCGGCTAAATATTTGGCGTACGACAACAACGTACTCAATTTTCTTTCTGGCCGTATCTATAGCAAACCTTTTCTGTTTGCCTTTTATCATCCGACCACTTTCATTTTTCGTGGAAGTTCTAATTATTTCATATGGACggaatcttcttcctcgtcctcttccacgaccatgATAGCGGCTTCTACCGCATCCAATTCCTCGTCCTTTTCTAGTAGGACCGACTTGATGGTTTAGTatcatgatttcatttttttccagtTTTCGCGGAGGATTTATATCAACTCCGACTATTTAGTGAATTCTTTCTTTCAAGGATTTATTTATCAAAGATCTTTTAGATCTTTTCTCATGATACACCTCATCTTATAAACCATAATTGAATTGGTGTAAATACCATGGCTTTATCTTTTTCTCATCCGATATAGTTTATATCGATGATTTCTAAAAGCTCATTTTCTTTCAGGTGCATCTTGCACCCACTGCTCAAGTCTTATAATTATTTCTCGTAATATCAAGGGCATTTATTTTGAGCTTTGTCAAATTTAACATGATAACCGTATccatagaataataatatataaagatggtaatttaaatgcataaattaaattgcagaaatttaaagagaaataattaaaattggAGGTTTAGCCTACCACATGATCCGAAGAGTCTTAgactaccatattgatcatttttcaaagtccgaggagacatggtctaccattttgacttttacttatttcaaggTCCGAGGAGACTTAGTCTGCCATTTTTgacctttatttttattttttattcacgGAGGCAATACATACCACGTGTTTCTCTGATCGTGAAGGCATAGCCTACCATAACGATCAGTCGGGGAAGGCAACGCCTATCATCCCGAAAATAAACGGAGAATGCGTAGCCTCTCACTCCGGAACAataataagatttaaataaattaagtatattgaaacacataaatttaaacattacctcgactggtttaagaatttttcgGATTGATAAACCTCAATTGGTCAGAGCTTtcatgctgataacgtgttgtgaatttataaagtaaaagagaagtatttatatttttattgatggaGTGGTGGTCTTACTTGAACATAAGAAGAGTAAACATGATCAATcttattcatttaatttgatcttacgtatatatatagtgtcgagaaataagatatttatttcTCTAGTAAACCATATGTAGACAAGTGTTAAGGTGATGAGGATACACTATTGTTATCTCTGAAATAAGTGTCCATTAAGTGGATAATGGATAATCATTATCTTTaacagtttttaatatttagagtTAGTAACGAAGGGTAAAAATATAATCAGTCagttttttgaattaaaaataattcataaaaaaaataatttttaggaAAGTTCTTGAGAGATTGGATTTTTGGACAGGGGTAACAGAGGAGATGATTCATACCGATCCAAAGGAAACTTAAACCACATAAAGTAAATTCTAAACGGAGATTTACCGAAGTGATTAGCACAGATCTTGAGAGTTTTCGATTGCCTCATGACGAGACGAATCTTGCCAGCGCTCTTATGCTTCAAGAGCTTCACAGTACCAGCACCTCTCTCCTTCCACTGATTCGCCTCCTTATCGAACCGATACAGCTTCGATTTCCTTAGATTCACACAAACAATTCTCAAGATAGTTCGTCGTCTATCCATTTCACAAACGTCTCCACTTCTGATATGTCTGTAAATGTTGCAGCATCCACCTTACTGATTAGGAAATGGATATGTTCTCTGTGTCTGTCAGTGTCTGATTTGATCTGCAAGTTCCCAAACACCACATTGTTTGTAATGATTTAGATAAGAATTAAATCCTAGACAATGATGCACAATAAAATACATATGTGGTTTTGTCTTGTACTTACATCTGAAAGATATTTGGAGCGGTTCTCAATCTCACCAATCATGTTTGCGTTGTACGCAGGAGACAAAACTCCGTTCTGATTGATCTTGTTACCCATATGAGACTCTCTCTTCGTGAGGGCACGATACAACTCTACAACTTCTGGAGCACGACGCACGGACCTTTTTCCAAGTGTTGTTTTTGATGGAAGTGGTGGAGGCGGAGGCGGCTTTATTGCTGTAGATTGTTCTTTGACCATTGGCTTCAGGTTTGGATTCTTTACCTCATGTCCCTTTATGTTGGGTTTGGCACTCTCTGGCGCTTTCAGATTAGATGCGTCTGTGTTGCCACCATCATATGAGCTCTGCAACTTCTTCCATAACATTGATTTCCTCTCATTGTCATGTGCTTTAAGATTGCTTACTTGTGCTCGTAGGCGAGCCACTTCTTGACGCAGCTCGTGATTTTCTTTCTCCAGCTTATCGTTCTTCATTAGAGAAGCTTGAAGCTCCTTCACCAGACGCATAAGATCCGAATCATCCTCCCCATTTGGTAACATATCTACCTACCCCTGTTTTCCCTAGTAGATGTGGGATTGGGTTAGTTTTTCTTTAGGGGAATTTTTCTCCTTTATATCACTTGCTTTTCTGTTACGTCTCAAGGAAGTTATATATATTCACCTAATCCTTTGATGTTCACTTTTGCGTGTGGTTAATTGCAAATTACAAGTACAGTCACAGAATAAGAGTATGCTCATGTGTGACCCTTTCTTTTCTAGTGAGCCGTATTAAAATTTGGACCTACATACACACTGTCTTTTCCTTTTGCATTAGTTGTCCATTAAGTTAGTGACTAAGGTCATCACTTGAATGATTATGTTCAGGAATAGCTATGCTTTGATGCGCATCGGATGTCTAATTTATTATACTAATTTTGTCTAATTTCTTATATTAATTTTACTCGTTTTCTAAATTGCAGACTAAGTTAAAAGATCCTCTGGCCCGCAAATAAGTTAGAGGTAAGCAAATACTTTACTTAGCCTTCCTAATCACATAAGAAgtaaagataatttattatacTGAAGCTTCATTAACTTTAAGTTAGTAAGGATTGAACCATTAGGTACGATAATGGCTTGCGTCTCAAGTCATAGTCATCCCTCACCCACTCTAAATCCACCTCGTACGTCCACGTATGAGTGTGGCTGGAATCCCTTTCTCTGTAAAATAGTTTTCGCTCTAAATCCTCTAACTTTATAAACTGATTTCACTCGTTTATTTATTTCACATTTtcataacaaaattataaattggaGTCACAAGATGGTGTACTGAAGTATTAAACATGAGTTCACGAAAAATAAACACACACGAAGAAAACATGAATCACCTCTAAAGGCATTTATTGTGGCTTTGTGAATTTTTGAGATTCTCTGCCTCTGAAGCAAAGGTAAAGTTGAAAATGACATGGTACCATTTAGTAGTTTTCTCCTGCTTTTAGTGTCTTGCTTTCTTCATTTATTCATCTCCACTCTACTATTCATAGATAGTACTTGAATCAACTAAAATGTATATTCCATTTCTTTATTCAAATCTACAGAAATGTATGTCCTGGAAGGGGGTAGCTAAAAATAAACAGTGTCAGTGGAGTTTTGTTTGATCAGTGACTCCACACACTATTGTTTATGATGATCTCTATAAGTAACATAAAAAATGGTGGAATAACAAAGTTTATTTAGATTAAAATGATAACATCTAACCCAGGGTGATGTAGCTATTACACGAGAACTAGTTGCTCAAGTAGGTGACTGTCAAGATCATTTGTTTTTGTCtggaaaaagaaaagttaatGGAGTTTTAGCTTTAATAATTCATGAAATTCTAGAAGTTTGTCATATCAAAAACGAGTTATGCAGTCTTTATAGACTTTTAGATCTTTTGTAATGTAGAATTGTAAACGTGTCTAATTCTTTGGAAATCTTACTGGGTGCCGGTCTGCATCATGTAGTAAGATTTCAAAATCGTAACTTTCATGGGATAGTTTCTTCTCAACACTATACTACTTTTTAATTCTTAATAAGGAAGAGTAAATTACACAATAATTTCATTCAAACAACTATGCTAAACTTCAGATCTCTGAGACTGCAGGACAATTAAGTAACAGAAAAACGTTCTTTAAtcacattaaaaataacaatagtaaTCTCATCCGAATAAACTACTTGTCAAAACTAGGAcgacatatatttatttttacagaTAATTGTTGTAGAATTATTTTCAgttcaaatattcttttttgaaAATCGTTTTAACGGTTTCCCGCACTAATCTTCATTGTTATGGTCTGTGTCCAGCCATGGATCCATCCCAACAGAACACACACGCGAAACTCATGACACGTGACATCCACCGCCTGAGACCATCACCGACAGAAGCCAACTGTTTCTCACTGGGGGCTATCTCGTGGGTCTCACGCTTAGATGTTGGATATGGGTCTAGCCCCCCTCCAAAAGGCCCACAAGACAATTATCCAAACACATGATCACAACAAAGAAAGTCGGTTCGTCGACTTGCGAGCCGGTGATCGACTCGGCTTTAAACTGCTTTTGATCGGCGAGACGACCAACCGAAAGTCGTCGGCTCGATGACTCGAGTCAGCGGCCCGACACCTCGGCCTAACCACTCGAGGAGGCCCGTCAGGAcatggcacattaggttaacgAGCATGTGTCTATAAAAAGAGGAGAAAAGACAACAAGGAGGGGATCCGCAAACTACTACACTCACTTTcggctagatttagggtttcataTCTTACTTCTCGCCGACTTGTACGGTCCGACGAACCAGCTTTCGCCGGACTAATTCCTTTGTACTCTCCCCCTTTTGTAACACTGTTTCGACtcattgatctaataaaacacgtCTTTGTCTTGACCGACCGACAAGAATTCGTCCTTTCTCTTTACTAGTTTATCGACAGTCTCGGTTCAAACAGTAGAGACAGTGGGCACGATCGTCTCTCGCGACATGGCCGAGAAGTTTCTCAAGTTCAGCATTGATGATGGCATTGGCTGCGTCACGTGCATCATGTGGCTCAACCAACTCACCTCTTCTTACTTCAGCCGGTTCGACTCATCGACGATTCTGCTGCACTCAAGAATCGCTCGTAGACAAGCAAGAGACATCAGAATCGGAGCCGTAGCTCGCGTTCGTGGCCGCGTCGGCTTGTACAGAGGAGTTATGCAGATCACGGCGACTAATGTGGTAATCGAGAGAGATCCTAACGCTGAGATCTTGCACTGGTTGGAGTGTGTTAGGCTTGGTCGAAGCTGTTATCGAATTCAAAGTTAATTATGAAATTAAGTGAAGATGATTTCAACTGTAACTCATGGATCGACCAACTTAAAGTTCTTTTTAAAGTCTTCTATCATCCATCTCTGATATCTAGTTTATTCGTCtatgttaaaattttgaaactcgAAATGATAATCcttatttaagttttaatttttgaacaatattattttatatagtctatactaaacataaaaccaaaaaattacgAGAACATACCATAGATCACAAATTGAAATCCATGTATGATGATTAGTTACATGACTCTAACTGGTAACCATTAACTGGTCTTGAGTTCGACTCTCAACGAGAGCATCATTTCTTTatcatcattttcttttcaAGGATGACACGCATAAATCGAGAAATGGTCCAAATTTTTTCAAGAAGTATTAGATTTTTTGAGGAAACGCACCGTTTAgcaaaaggcaaaaaaaaaggagatttGGCGATCGAAACTTTCGGAGATGGATGCGGCGGATCCGCCGGGGTTAACTGAATCTACGACGGAGGAAATGGCAAATCAGATACAGCAGAGAGAGACTGTTGGGTTGGGAAACGTATTGGAAGGATCAGAGGTTTTATCGAAGGTTTTGGAGGTTGGGGAGCAGAGTAAAACTGAAGAGATGGTGGCAAGAGAGCAGAAACAAGCGGAGGAAAAGAGATTAAATAATCGGACGGAAGGTACGGGGGTAGAGGAAGGAAATCAAACGGGAGGTAAGGGATTGGAGAACCTATCAAGGGGAACTGAAAATGGAGGTTCATGGGCTGAGATTGCGCAAGAGAAAAAGGTGTTGAAGAAGTATGAGGTTAAGATCACGGAAAAGGAAGGTGAGAAGATGGTTGAGATACCGGATGATGTCATTGAGAAGGAAAATCTACTATGGGAAGACTATTTGATTGGGAAGTTCCTTGATACAGCTCCACATGTGGCTCGTGTTCATGCTATCGTAAACAAAAACTGGACTCAGAGAGAGCAGAAGCAGATCGATGTGCATATTGTAGACAATACAACAATGAAGTTTAGAGTTTCGAATCCAGTAATGCGAGCTCGAATCCTTCGAAGAGGTATGTGGAACATCGGAAACGTGCCACTGGTTGTAACAAAATGGACACCTGATGAGCTGAAAGAGAAGCCAGAGATAAAGTCGATTCCAATGTGGGTTTATCTCAAGAATGTGCTGATGAATATGTTCTCATGGCAGGGACTTAGTTTCATCACGAGCGCTGCAGGGGTTCCAGTTAGGCTCCATCCAGAGACAGCTTCCTGCTCGAATTTCAAACTAGCAAAGATCTTCGTA
The window above is part of the Brassica napus cultivar Da-Ae chromosome C8, Da-Ae, whole genome shotgun sequence genome. Proteins encoded here:
- the LOC125591756 gene encoding protein CHUP1, chloroplastic-like, with translation MLPNGEDDSDLMRLVKELQASLMKNDKLEKENHELRQEVARLRAQVSNLKAHDNERKSMLWKKLQSSYDGGNTDASNLKAPESAKPNIKGHEVKNPNLKPMVKEQSTAIKPPPPPPLPSKTTLGKRSVRRAPEVVELYRALTKRESHMGNKINQNGVLSPAYNANMIGEIENRSKYLSDIKSDTDRHREHIHFLISKVDAATFTDISEVETFVKWIDDELS
- the LOC125591495 gene encoding CST complex subunit STN1-like: MAEKFLKFSIDDGIGCVTCIMWLNQLTSSYFSRFDSSTILLHSRIARRQARDIRIGAVARVRGRVGLYRGVMQITATNVVIERDPNAEILHWLECVRLGRSCYRIQS